The genomic interval TTAGGGTGCTCTTGACGAATGAGGTTGATGCCCTCAGAACCGTCTTTCGCTTCTAGCACCTGGAAATTACCCTTAGGCAACATATCCTTGACCATGTTGCGAATAACTCGGCTATCGTCGATGACTAGAATTTTGTGACTTGCCACAATAGACTCCTCTAGTGAGTAAAGGAAACACGCTTGTAGAACCTAGCAATATCATGTTTTGCACTGTAAGGCTCTAATCGTACTACCGTTCATTCGCTTCCGGGGAAAACCGGTATCAGAACGCAACCAATGAAAAATTTTGAATATTGGAGGGCTTTAATAAAAAACGGGCTGCACGGTAGGCAGAACCGATGGTGTAGGTATGAGTAATGTGGAGCGTAGGAGGGTGATGCATCATAACGATGCAACATCTTCATCTCTGCACTCAAGATATGGATGAACAGAGTAAACCTTGGGCGATCGCCGGATTGCTCGTCCATTTTTGCTCCACTCTAGTTTAGCCTCTGCAATTGGGAATGCCTCATTCTTTTCACGGAGGTTGTGGAGATCTCACCGGTCTAAGCAACAACCTTGATCGTAGGATGGGAGGAGGCATGGGATGGAGTCGCCGCCGTTAGGGGCGATCGCTCTTGGTTCGGAATGGCACAGACGGTGCTTTCAGACCAGGGTGGACATACTGTTGAAGATTTGAAGTTGAAGATTTGAAGTTGAAGACTTAGGAGGAGACATGAGCGATAGGTTGTCGATGAATAATGTCCTAGGGGAAGCGGCGATTCCGGTGGAGCAGATTTGCTACAACGATCAGGGGTTGGTGCCCGCCATTGTTCAAGATGTCCTGGATGGCACGGTGTTGATGATGGCTTGGATGAATGCTGAGTCGTTGACCAAAACTCTGGAGACGGGAGAAACCTGGTTTTGGAGCCGATCGCGCTCTGAACTTTGGCATAAGGGCGCGACGTCGGGGCATCTGCAAAAGGTGCAGTCTTTGCGCTATGACTGCGATAGTGATGCGCTGTTGATTACTGTGGAGCAGTTGGGAGATATCGCCTGTCACACAGGGGAGCGCAGTTGCTTTCACCAAGTCAGCGGCGGCATTACGCCACCGCCCGCCGACATGCTCTCTCAGGTGTTTGCGGTGATCTGCGATCGCCGCGACCATCCCACTCCCAGTTCCTACACCAGTCGCTTGCTAGAGGGCGGTGATAACCAAATCCTCAAGAAAATTGGCGAGGAGTCTGCAGAGGTGGTCATGGCCTGCAAAGACGACGATCCGGAGGCGATCGCTGGGGAAGTGGCGGATTTGTTCTACCACACCATGGTGGCGATCGCCCATCACAACGTTAGCTTGCGAGATGTGTACCGTAAGCTGCAAGAGCGACGGCGCTAATCTCTGCTGATCTTTACTGTGCCTGGAGATTGCGAATATCAACCCAGGTACCGTCGCTTAACTCTGCCCAAGTGCGGTTGAGGGCAAAGGTACGGTTGCCCGTTAGTTCAACCTCCTCTCCAGAACCAACGCTGCCAATCACCAATCCGTACGGATCGTCCCGGCGCTCGATGGTGGCAGAGGCGGAAAATGAACCGCTCGGCCCTCGAAAGACGTAGGAATCTTGCAAGACCAGTTCTTGGGCACCGTCATCTTCTGCTTCAGCAACCGTTGGCTCGGGCTCAGGCTCGGGCTCGGGGGCTTGGCTGGTAACTGGACTATCGCCTTCGCCAGCGATCGCCGCATCAATTTGCCGCGCATTCACCCAACTGCCGTCTTCAAGTTGTGCCCAAACGACACCACCCACCAAGGTTCGGCGAGAGGTCACATCAAACGATGATTCTGAATCAATGATGCCCACCATGGTTCCACCGGGTTGATCGTAGCGATCGACCGAAGCCTCGGTGGTAAAGGTGCCGCTGGGCCCTTGGAAGTCAGATTCTGAAGAACCAATGATGGCATCTGTGGGCCCGTCTGCCGCTTCTGGATCGACGGCTTCCGGATCAACTGCTACTTCATCCGAGGGCTCTTCCGTTTCTGCAATGGGTTCAGGATCAGGTTCATCCGACGGTTCTGCTGCTGACTGACTGCCGTCCAAGTCAACAGCCATCGCATCCACCCAGGTGCCATCGGTAGCTTCTGCCCACACGGTGCCATTGGCGAGCGATCGCCGTTGGGTGAGTTGAATACTCTCTCCGGGCATCAGGGTGGTCACCGGCGCTCCTCCCGGACTGCTGCGTAGATCCGTTGGAGCCTTCACGGAGAAAGTGCCGCTTGGCCCTTGAAACTCAGGCTCGGAGCTGGGTGGCTCTGTTGTCACATCAAGATCGTCCGCTGGCTCTTCGCCCTCGGCCACGGTGTCAGGTTCCTCTTCGGGTTCCTCTGTCACCGCCTCATCCGGCTCAACGTCATCTGGTTCAGGCTGGGTGGGAATCACAAGTCCATCACCCACTGCCCCCCCGACGATCTCAACGTCAGGATCAACAGCCGTCTCTTCCTCCGGTTCGACCGGCTGTTCTGCTGTGGGAGTTTCCTCATCCGGCTCTTCTGCTACTGGAGTGTCTGGAGCTTCAACCTCAGCTTCCGCTGTCGTCTCGTCATCGGTTTCGACCGGCGCTTCCGCTGCTGGAGTTTCCTCATCCGGTTCTTCTTCGGCTACCGGAGTATCTGGAGTTTCAACCTCGGCTTCTGCTGCCGTTTCTTCCTCCGTTTCGGCAGGCACTTCTGCAACCGTCTCTTCTTGAGTCTCGGATTCTCCATTATCGGGGAAGGCTAGAGCATCCTCGACGGGGTCAGAGTCGGTAGGCGGATCTGTATCCGCAGCAGTATCTTCGGGCTCTGCCGTCTCCGGCTGCTCGGTAAAGACGTCTGACTCTTCTTGAACCTCGGGCGCGGGAGCTGGGGATGCAGGCGTAAAGGATGCAGCCGGAGTAGGAGCAGGAGCAGGGGCTGGAGCAGGGGCTGGTGGTGGTGCAGGGGCTGGAGCCGGAGCCGGAGCCGGCGGAGCCGTTGCAACGGTTCTGGTGCCCGCTGATTCTGCCAAAAAGTCTGTTGCTACCCAGGCTCCGTCTGTGGTCTCAGCCCAGAAATAGGAGCCGGCAGGCACTTGCGCGCCCGTCAAGAACACGACGGCACCATCCGCCAAGCTGCCAACGACCTCGCCATTGGGCGTGCGGCGTAAGTTTACACCACCGCCTGCCTGGGTCGTGATCACCGCAGTTCTTGCTGAACTGTCTACCACACCCGACTGGCTGGAGACCAAGGTAGCTTGCCCGGAGGTAGAGGAGGCTGAATATTGCAAAAAGTCTGTGGCCACCCATTGACCATCACTGAGCTCTGCCCAGCTATAGCCGCCTGCTGAGACTTCGCGTCCTGTCAACGACACAGACGCGCCCTCCGGCAATCCACCTGAAATGGCTCCGTTGGGCGTGCCCCGGAGATTAACGCCCACGCCACTACGGGTGACGATCAGCGCTTGCCCAGTGGCGATGCCTCCACCTGAACTAGCTGGAGCGACTCCTACGGTGTCTGTCAAATCCCCAAGACCTAGGGAACTCAGGGTCTCTGGGCCAGCTTTACCATCTGCCAGAAGCCCCATGGCCGCTTGGTAGCGCAGAACGGCCGCTTCGGTTCTAGCGCCGTAGATGCCATCAGCCGTCACCCCTAGCGATCGCTGAATATCGGCTACAGCTCCCCCGGTACTACCCTTGCGGTAGATCATGGCTTCGGCGGGTGTGGCTGCACTGAGCAGGGTGAAGAGGGCGATCGCTCCAACTAATCCCATCCAGGCCGAACTGGGAATGCGCCAGTCAGCCAATCCAAACTCACGCATGGGTGGTTGGGGGGAGGGATCAGAATAGGCAACCGAGTGGTGGATAAAGGCAAGTGATTCCATAATGCCCCTGTCGTGGCGTAATGGTGGCTAGACAACAGGCGATCGCCCTAGCGTGGCTGAGCCGCATCTAGTACTCTTAACTCTTCCTAGTGTAGGTGAGTCCTGAGCATAACCAAGGCGCACCCTATAGGGGCCTTCAGTGCGATCGCTAACATCACAACTATATAAAGACTTCCCTAAAACAGCCACCCTTTTGCCAAGCAGTTTACAATCCCTACCCTGGGTACCTAATCTATTAAGACTTCATTAGCCACTTCATCAGCCACTTCATCAACCTAGGATGTCCGCTGGGCCGCCTTGGGCGGTTTTACCGGGTTGATATCGGTCGATGAACTCAACCCGGCTGCCCCAGAGAGTACCGTGTTTTGGCTGATCTGCCACTCTAGGGGCGATCGCTCTGAGTTCTGGGGGTGGATCGTTCAGAACGCTTGCGTAGGCAATCGAGCATTTGCTGTCTGACGGCTTGAGACCAGCGGTCAAAGTCTCCCGGCGTGACGACTGTCAATGTCGAATGCTGCTCACGACGGGCATTGGAATTTGCTTGGAAATCCATGACAGTTATTACATTGGGGTTCATCCCTAGGCTGACATAGATCGCTAGGGATCAACCTCCGAGTCTATGCACTTATTGCATTCTGTAGATGCACGATTCGCAAATCAGGGATTTTCTGGAGGGCAACCTATGCTGCAGATGCAGTAGCTGTGGTACTTTGCCTGCTCTGCTCTTGATGCCCTCCGGTTTTCCCTGGAGCGGGCTTGTCAGGATTTGTCTATGTCCCACGGGATAATCTAGGCATCAATCTTTACATCTAAACGTGAGAGCTGCTTGGCTGACGAAACGCGGGAGCCTGATGCTCGAACGTCCTCACCCTAGTCTTCTGGGAGAGGGACTAGGGTGAGGACTGCTGTTAGTCAACCAGATGCCTGGGCTAGGGTCGTCAAGGCATCGCCGGTGACGCGACAGGTGCGCCAATCGGGTAAGACGGTGGCTCCCATGGTTTTATAAAAGCGGATGGCGGGTTCGTTCCAATCCAACACACTCCACTCCAGCCGTCCGAGGTCGCGATCGACAGCAAGCTGGGCCAGGGTTTGCAAAAAGGCTTGACCAATCCCCCGTCGCCGATAGTCGGGCAACACAAACAGATCTTCTAGGTAAATGCCTGGCTTGGTGAGAAAGGTTGAGTAGTTGTAGAAAAATAGCGCGAAGCCGACAATCCGCTGATCTACTTCCGCAACCAAGGCTTCCACATAGGGGCGATCGCAAAATAGATGATTGTGCAAACTCTCGGCATTGCCCACTACGTGGTGGGACAATTCTTCGTAATCCGCCAAGGCCTGCACCAACTCAAACAAGACGGGGGTATCGGGAGGATGAGCTGGGCGAATCGAAAGACCTGGGGAATAGGAAACCATTGTGCGTTAACAATTAATGTATTGATCTAGCTCCCACGCCGTTACTTCAGCGTTATGAGCATTCCATTCATGATACTTGAAGCCTAGGAACGTCTTGGCAGCCTGTTCTCCCATCATGGTCATGAGTAGGGGGTCTTTCTCAAAACACTGGAGTGCTTCCAGCAAGCTGGTGGGCAACATGTCTAGATTGGAGAACTCCGAGCCTCGGACAAACATGTTTTCATCCAAGCGATCGCCTGGACTAGCGTGCTGAGCGACCCCATCCAATCCAGCAGCCAACAGGGCGGCCTGGGCTAGGTACAGAGTGGTGGCTCCATCCAGCAAGCGGCATTCAAACCGTCCGGCATCGGGGATGCGGATCATGTGGGTGCGGTTGTTGCCGCCATAGGACAGGTAGCGAGGGCTCCAGGTGCTGCCGGATTCGGTGGTGGTGGCTCCGAGGCGGCGGTAGGAGTTAATGGTGGGATTACAGAGCGCCGTCATACTTCGGGCATGGCCGAGCACCCCAGCCAGGAATTCGTAGCCCAGGGTGGAGAGCCCTAGTTCATCGTTCAGGTCGGCGAAGACATTGGTGTCTCCTTGCCAGAGGCTCATGTGGATATGGGCCCCATTGCCGGTGAGGTGGCTGAAGGGCTTGGGCATGAAGGTGGCGGTCAGCCCCTGCTGTTCTGCCAAGCTCTTCACCATGTATTTGTAAAACACGTGGCGATCGGCGGTGGTCAGGGCATCGTCGTAAGTCCAGTTGATTTCAAACTGCCCATTGGCATCTTCGTGGTCGCACTGGTAGGGCTCCCAGCCCAGTTGCTCCATGTAGGTTACCAGGGTGGAAATGAAGCCAAACTGCCGCATCAGGTTCATTTGGTCGTAGCAGGGGCGGGTTGCGGTATCTAGGTCATCGGCAATTTTGTAGCCCTGCTCGGTTTTCTTCAGCAGCAGAAACTCGGCTTCCACACCCGTTTTGTAGGTATAGCCGAGGTTTTGACATTGTTCCAGCACCCGCTTAAAAATTACCCGAGGTGCGGCTTCAAAGGGTTTGCCATTCATATACACATCGCTAGCGACCCAGCCCACGGTGGGTTCCCAGGGCAGCACAATCAGCGAGTTGGGATCGGGAATGGCGGCAATATCAGGTACTTCGGGCCCTAGACCCAGGTTGGAGGCAAAGGGCGCAAAACAGGCCCCATTTTTCTCGACGTCAGCAATTTGTCGAGCGGGCACCAGCTTGGCGCGGGTTCCGCCCAGCAGGTCTGTGTAGGAAACCAGGAAGAATTCTAGTCCTAAATCC from Leptolyngbya sp. CCY15150 carries:
- a CDS encoding GNAT family N-acetyltransferase; this translates as MVSYSPGLSIRPAHPPDTPVLFELVQALADYEELSHHVVGNAESLHNHLFCDRPYVEALVAEVDQRIVGFALFFYNYSTFLTKPGIYLEDLFVLPDYRRRGIGQAFLQTLAQLAVDRDLGRLEWSVLDWNEPAIRFYKTMGATVLPDWRTCRVTGDALTTLAQASG
- the hisIE gene encoding bifunctional phosphoribosyl-AMP cyclohydrolase/phosphoribosyl-ATP diphosphatase HisIE translates to MSDRLSMNNVLGEAAIPVEQICYNDQGLVPAIVQDVLDGTVLMMAWMNAESLTKTLETGETWFWSRSRSELWHKGATSGHLQKVQSLRYDCDSDALLITVEQLGDIACHTGERSCFHQVSGGITPPPADMLSQVFAVICDRRDHPTPSSYTSRLLEGGDNQILKKIGEESAEVVMACKDDDPEAIAGEVADLFYHTMVAIAHHNVSLRDVYRKLQERRR
- a CDS encoding peptidoglycan-binding protein; the protein is MESLAFIHHSVAYSDPSPQPPMREFGLADWRIPSSAWMGLVGAIALFTLLSAATPAEAMIYRKGSTGGAVADIQRSLGVTADGIYGARTEAAVLRYQAAMGLLADGKAGPETLSSLGLGDLTDTVGVAPASSGGGIATGQALIVTRSGVGVNLRGTPNGAISGGLPEGASVSLTGREVSAGGYSWAELSDGQWVATDFLQYSASSTSGQATLVSSQSGVVDSSARTAVITTQAGGGVNLRRTPNGEVVGSLADGAVVFLTGAQVPAGSYFWAETTDGAWVATDFLAESAGTRTVATAPPAPAPAPAPAPPPAPAPAPAPAPTPAASFTPASPAPAPEVQEESDVFTEQPETAEPEDTAADTDPPTDSDPVEDALAFPDNGESETQEETVAEVPAETEEETAAEAEVETPDTPVAEEEPDEETPAAEAPVETDDETTAEAEVEAPDTPVAEEPDEETPTAEQPVEPEEETAVDPDVEIVGGAVGDGLVIPTQPEPDDVEPDEAVTEEPEEEPDTVAEGEEPADDLDVTTEPPSSEPEFQGPSGTFSVKAPTDLRSSPGGAPVTTLMPGESIQLTQRRSLANGTVWAEATDGTWVDAMAVDLDGSQSAAEPSDEPDPEPIAETEEPSDEVAVDPEAVDPEAADGPTDAIIGSSESDFQGPSGTFTTEASVDRYDQPGGTMVGIIDSESSFDVTSRRTLVGGVVWAQLEDGSWVNARQIDAAIAGEGDSPVTSQAPEPEPEPEPTVAEAEDDGAQELVLQDSYVFRGPSGSFSASATIERRDDPYGLVIGSVGSGEEVELTGNRTFALNRTWAELSDGTWVDIRNLQAQ
- the glnT gene encoding type III glutamate--ammonia ligase, which produces MVGTLPSEKSLVEQAKDLGLEFFLVSYTDLLGGTRAKLVPARQIADVEKNGACFAPFASNLGLGPEVPDIAAIPDPNSLIVLPWEPTVGWVASDVYMNGKPFEAAPRVIFKRVLEQCQNLGYTYKTGVEAEFLLLKKTEQGYKIADDLDTATRPCYDQMNLMRQFGFISTLVTYMEQLGWEPYQCDHEDANGQFEINWTYDDALTTADRHVFYKYMVKSLAEQQGLTATFMPKPFSHLTGNGAHIHMSLWQGDTNVFADLNDELGLSTLGYEFLAGVLGHARSMTALCNPTINSYRRLGATTTESGSTWSPRYLSYGGNNRTHMIRIPDAGRFECRLLDGATTLYLAQAALLAAGLDGVAQHASPGDRLDENMFVRGSEFSNLDMLPTSLLEALQCFEKDPLLMTMMGEQAAKTFLGFKYHEWNAHNAEVTAWELDQYINC